One genomic region from Labeo rohita strain BAU-BD-2019 chromosome 7, IGBB_LRoh.1.0, whole genome shotgun sequence encodes:
- the si:ch211-210p4.6 gene encoding malignant fibrous histiocytoma-amplified sequence 1 homolog, with protein sequence MPLLNGNQNAKKEEDFAGKKLKTLPNELLQRGGDAVKVDLQRNRLKQITGIAQLRNLTELNLCRNEFTEFPLDIRGLRQLEKLYINQNNIKTIPENVFPSLEKLRFLKLSTNRLEKLPQDMNRCQHLNYLNLSNNCLKNLDPLVGLSHLKELYVERNQLAELPDLLFQNSNLSLFKANGNPLRKPPQEVCAGGLKDIQSYFAMLEANAPNVYTVKTMFLGSSMAGKSTLCRSLKQGRPVPVAEADRTVGIEISEVDSEGIRFFFWDFAGQEEYYITHHVFITAQAFVILAIDLSSYNMDVQSFKENVGFWIKNLQLKIPDSVVLLVGTHVDQCKNENEVTEKKKHIEEQVKEMLDTHTTNLNQQRKNFQEMENSSSYRDQINQIERLTEYKLKVLDLVPIDCTKQVDIDKLLTRIKQEVLSKDTFPSIEQTIPRSYYEVEKDIQELKNGGITEHGIVSQSTLLNELKNRHDTLDDNRLQLILQYLHRIGVIMWYKEIPELADFLFLEPSFLISLFKTIVRHDLVQELNKISNAELKSENALVIQKKRWISDYKDRASLNNVAIRILVRNELRKNYGITDEEIIEEVVGSKKKEGSLLSLLKHFDVCLSTKHNSPLNPKANEFCPKKNWVPSNPIVYEPDACLFPSYLPDNKLVEQKWQSDNTEDLNIHVYFLPEIPHGFFHRLVIRTCSLYSPYWIGKDQCMLCCGDRRFLLRERRDEDQFIEIRCKETELETSEDIQKAWGVIREIMIRLNNLTEQWQGLYLTVHSPCKSSDCYEYFQWNDWQEWLEDTGTNKFNVGLEDKQTCHNGHQRRTELLFPRTPDAST encoded by the exons ATGCCCCTTTTAAATG GAAatcaaaatgccaaaaaagaaGAAGACTTTGCTGGAAAGAAACTCAAAACACTTCCCAATGAGCTTCTCCAGAGGGGTGGAGATGCAGTCAAGGTAGATCTACAGCGGAACAGACTTAAACAAATCACTGGTATCGCTCAACTTAGAAACCTGACGGAGCTCAACCTGTGCAGGAATGAGTTCACTGAGTTCCCCCTGGACATTAGAGGGTTACGCCAATTGGAGAAACTTTATATCAATCAGAACAATATCAAAACCATTCCAGAAAATGTCTTTCCATCTTTAGAGAAACTTCGATTCCTAAAGTTGAGCACCAATCGACTTGAAAAGCTACCCCAGGACATGAACAGGTGCCAGCATCTCAACTACCTTAACCTGTCCAACAACTGCCTGAAGAATCTGGATCCTCTTGTGGGTCTTTCACACCTAAAAGAACTTTATGTTGAGAGGAACCAGTTGGCTGAGCTACCAGACCTACTCTTTCAAAACAGCAACTTATCTCTGTTCAAAGCTAATGGCAACCCTCTTAGAAAGCCTCCTCAGGAGGTCTGTGCAGGGGGATTGAAAGATATCCAGAGTTACTTTGCGATGCTTGAGGCGAATGCCCCGAATGTGTACACTGTAAAGACTATGTTTCTTGGGAGCTCCATGGCAGGGAAATCCACTCTGTGTCGCAGTCTGAAGCAGGGTCGCCCTGTACCAGTGGCCGAGGCCGATCGTACTGTAGGGATTGAAATCAGTGAAGTTGATAGTGAGGGTATCCGTTTTTTCTTTTGGGACTTCGCTGGACAAGAGGAATACTACATCACCCATCATGTTTTTATAACAGCTCAAGCCTTTGTCATACTTGCCATCGACCTTTCCAG tTACAACATGGATGTCCAGAGTTTCAAAGAGAATGTGGGCTTCTGGATCAAAAATCTTCAGCTTAAGATTCCAGACTCAGTAGTTCTGCTTGTGGGCACTCATGTTGACCAGTGCAAGAATGAGAATGAGgtaacagaaaagaaaaaacacatcgAAGAGCAGGTGAAGGAAATGCTTGATACACACACAACTAATTTGAACCAGCAGAGGAAGAACTTCCAGGAAATGGAGAACTCATCTTCATACCGTGACCAGATAAATCAGATTGAAAGACTGACTGAGTACAAACTAAAG GTCCTTGACCTTGTACCCATAGATTGCACTAAACAGGTGGACATTGACAAGCTACTTACTCGCATCAAACAAGAGGTTTTGAGCAAAGATACATTCCCCAGCATAGAACAGACCATACCTAGAAGCTACTATGAGGTGGAGAAAGATATCCAAGAACTGAAAAACGGTGGCATTACTGAGCATG GAATTGTGAGTCAAAGCACCCTCTTGAATGAACTGAAGAACAGGCATGATACACTGGACGATAACAGACTTCAGCTAATTCTTCAGTATCTTCACCGAATTGGCGTCATTATGTGGTACAAGGAAATCCCAGAGTTGGcggattttttgtttttagagcCATCATTTCTCATCTCATTGTTTAAG ACTATTGTGAGACATGACCTAGTCCAGGAACTGAACAAGATTTCCAACgcagagctgaagtcagaaAATGCACTTGTAATACAGAAGAAAAGATGGATCAGCGACTATAAAGACAGAGCGTCCCTAAACAATGTGGCTATCAGGATCCTGGTGCGGAATGAGCTCCGGAAGAATTATGGCATTACTGATGAAGAGATAATTGAGGAGGTGGTTGGGTCcaaaaagaaggaaggaagtcTCCTTTCACTACTAAAGCACTTTGATGTATGTTTGTCGACCAAACATAACAGTCCTCTCAATCCAAAAGCCAATGAGTTCTGTCCGAAAAAAAACTGGGTGCCCTCAAATCCGATTGTGTATGAGCCAGATGCCTGTCTGTTCCCAAGTTACCTGCCAGACAATAAACTGGTAGAACAAAAGTGGCAATCGGACAATACAGAGGACCTAAATATCCATGTTTACTTCCTACCTGAGATACCACATGGGTTTTTCCACAG GCTTGTCATCAGGACGTGTTCCTTATACTCTCCATACTGGATCGGAAAAGACCAGTGTATGCTGTGTTGTGGTGACAGACGGTTTCTGCTAAGAGAACGCCGTGATGAGGACCAGTTCATTGAGATCCGCTGCAAAGAGACTGAGC TTGAAACCTCAGAGGACATCCAGAAAGCATGGGGAGTGATAAGGGAGATTATGATACGGCTGAACAATCTGACAGAGCAGTGGCAAGGGCTGTACCTGACTGTCCACAGTCCCTGTAAATCCAGTGACTGTTATGAATACTTTCAGTGGAATGACTGGCAAGAATGGTTAGAAGATACAGGGACAAACAAATTTAATGT GGGACTAGAGGACAAACAAACTTGCCACAATGGACACCAACGGAGGACAGAGTTGCTGTTTCCTAGAA ctcCTGATGCTTCAACCTAA
- the ascl1b gene encoding achaete-scute homolog 1b, with protein sequence MEATVIATTQMTQDAFYQPFSETLVPQAKQDRECKVLKRQRSSSPELLRCKRRLTFNGLGYAIPQQQPMAVARRNERERNRVKQVNMGFQTLRQHVPNGAANKKMSKVETLRSAVEYIRALQQLLDEHDAVSAVLQCGVPSPSVSNAYSAGSESPHSAYSSDEGSYEHLSSEEQELLDFTTWFDRYESGASLTTKDWC encoded by the exons ATGGAGGCAACTGTCATCGCTACGACGCAAATGACCCAAGATGCGTTTTACCAGCCTTTCTCGGAGACCCTCGTACCTCAAGCGAAGCAGGACAGGGAGTGTAAAGTGCTGAAGAGACAGCGCTCGAGCAGCCCAGAGCTGCTCAGGTGCAAGAGGAGACTGACTTTCAACGGACTCGGCTATGCAATCCCTCAGCAACAGCCCATGGCTGTGGCCAGACGCAACGAACGCGAAAGGAACCGCGTCAAGCAGGTGAACATGGGCTTCCAGACGCTTCGCCAGCATGTGCCGAACGGAGCGGCGAACAAGAAGATGAGCAAAGTGGAGACGCTGCGCTCAGCGGTGGAGTACATCCGAGCGCTTCAACAGCTGCTGGACGAGCACGACGCCGTGTCTGCTGTGTTGCAGTGCGGCGTTCCGTCTCCGTCGGTCTCCAACGCGTACTCGGCGGGCTCGGAGTCTCCACATTCGGCTTATTCCTCTGATGAGGGCAGCTACGAGCATCTCAGCTCTGAGGAGCAAGAACTGCTGGACTTCACCACATGGTTCGACAGATATGAATCAG GTGCTTCACTGACTACTAAAGATTGGTGCTGA